In Lathyrus oleraceus cultivar Zhongwan6 chromosome 2, CAAS_Psat_ZW6_1.0, whole genome shotgun sequence, the DNA window gGAAATAAGATAGATATGAACATAATTAAATGCCTTTACCAACTTCAATatttttttccctttcttctAACACAACCAACTTATAATTTGCACAGTTTCTACTCTCATTGCTCTCTCTATCATCTGAATTAGAGAAAATCAAAATGATCCTCATTAAGGCAATGTTGCTGTTCATCTTAGTTGTAAAATCATGTTCTTTGTGTTTTAGTGAAGTGGTAACATGTTCCAACATAGTTCCACTTAATCATCGTACCGACAACATTTCTATTCTAGATTTTGGTGCTGTTGGTGATGGAAAAACCCTTAACACCAATGCCTTCAAAGATGCTATTTACAAAATTAGCCTTTTGTCAAAAAGGGAAGGAGGGACTACCCTTTATATACCTGCAGGGGTATACTTGACAGAGTCGTTTAATCTTACTAGTCATATGACTCTTCATCTTGCTGCTGGTGCTGTTATCAAAGCCATACAGGTAAATAAATTCACTCTTCAACATTTCTCTCATTTCTGGAATAGCAAAATCAATCATGAAATGTATTATCATAGTTGTAATAGTAGTATTGTTAACCATGGTTTTAAATTGCAATTGTGGTTGTGGTTGTTGTAATTGCGTCGGATGAAGATTGAGATTTTCGATTCCGAAATTATCTGATGCTGTTCTTAATACGGTCACCCGTGTGATTAGGATTGTTCACTAATCAAACAAAACAGTTCGGTTATTTTAACTTCAGTTCGGTTCGGTTGGACGGTTTTTTTTGAACAGTCATAGTGTTTTCTGAAGCGGTTGCAAAGACTACTACAACAGCACTAAGTTGTTGAATGATGATACTACAACTCTTTAATCTTAACATCTTGTAATAGAAATTTTGGCTTTTCCAAGTTACCGCCATATTTGATTTCCTTTTGGGGGACTTTTTCTTCTTTTGAATTCCTTTCCTATCCTGATTCCTCAGAATTCTTCAAACTGGCCTTTAATCGCACCATTGCCATCTTACGGAAGAGGAAGGGAGCGACCTGGAGGAAGGTATATGAGCTTCATCCATGGAGATGGACTTCAAGATGTCGTAATCACAGGTCCGTATCTGTATCTGTATCTGATATTCAATACGAAATGACATGCATCTAGAGTATAACATGTTTGAATATAATTCATAGTTTAATAATTTCATAGGCGAGAATGGGACGATTGATGGGCAAGGAGATGAATGGTGGAACATGTGGAGGAATAAAACTCTTCAATTTACAAGACCAGGTCTTGTTGAATTCGTGAATTCGAAAGATATCATTATTTCTAATGTCACCTTCAAGGATTCTCCATTCTGGAACATACACCCGGTTTATTGCAGGTATATGTCAAATACAGAGCCGTCTTAAGTTTTTGGAAGCCTTGTGTTGATTAGTCACGATTTAACCACGACAAAAAAAATTAGAGGCCCTATTTAACCACGTTTTAACCGTGATAAGGATTTTATGAGGTCCTATTTAGGTAGGGTTTAACCGTGACAAATTTTAAGGCATGTGCAGTAGCCTGCTTTGCACGTTCTGGAAAACGGCCCTGGTCAAATATAAGTGTGGTTATGTGACCAACAAGTAAATTTTAATCTGTTCTTTGCAGCAATGTTGTTGTTAGATTCGTCACAATTTTGGCTCCGCACGACTCTCCCAATACTGATGGCGTTGATCCAGGTTAGTACTATTTTTCAAGAATAGTCGTATGATTAACCGGATATGTGTCCGACACTTGAATTGTAAATGTGCATTATCATAGTCTGAATAATTCATTTATGCAGATTCAAGTTCAAATGTCTGCATAGAAGACTCATACATATCCAACGGAGACGATATTGTGGCAGTGAAGAGAGATGGGACGAATACGGAATTTCTTACAACCGTCCTAGCTCTAACATCACCATCCGACGTGTCAACGGATCGTCTGCGTTTGCCGGTATTGCTGTCGGCAGCGAAGCATCAGGAGGAGTTGAGAATGTGTTGGCTGAACACATCAACCTTTACAACATGGGATTCGGTATACACATTAAGACGAATACCGGAAGGGGAGGGTATATCAGGAATATAACATTGTCTACTATTTATATAGAGAATGCAAGAACAGGTATAAAGATTTCAGGTAGTGTTGGTGACCATCCTGACGATAAATATGACCATAATGCCCTTCCAATTGTAAAGGGTATCACAGTTAAGAATGTATGGGGTGTGAAGGTTTTGCAAGCTGGTCTTATACAAGGAATCAGAAATTCCCCTTTTACTGATATTTGTTTATCCGATATCAACCTTCACGGAACGAATATAACGAAAAGTAGAACTCCGTCTTGGAAGTGTTCGGAGGTGTCTGGAGTTGCTCGTCGGGTTAGTCCATTGCCTTGTAACGAGTTGATCAGCGACCAGTCAGGTTCATGTGCCGATAACACTAATGCTACTAGAGATTGAGAAAATTGTCAGGATTATACTTCTTCTGTCTCAAAATAAATGTCATAAGCATTGAATAAACATTAAGGCGAAACAGCCTAATGGTTAATGAACTTTAGTTATAGATAAGTTGTTCAATTCGAATCCTTACTATTGCTTATTTTTGAACTTTTTGAATTGAAAAATGATTATCTAGGATTAGTGAAGTTTCATTCTATGCCACTTCTTTTTGTAATAATTGATGGTTGCTTATCAACATTTTAAGGGGGAGAAATACTTCATGGCCCATTTTTTTTTGGAATTGGGTAGAATACTTGGATATTCTTCATATATTCCATTAATGTGATAACAAAAATTTACATGTTATTTTTGTATCCTAACAAAAACTAATTAATTTAACTCAGTTAATATGTAAGTTTGCACATTTTTCCAAGTAAGTAAATTACTTTTATTCAAACCCCAAATTATTTATTTACTTCAAAAtcaattttaataaataaaaaaagagCATGCAGATAACGACAAGAGCACGTTTTACGGGCAGAAGAAAAAATAACCACCATGCTTCACTGCAGTTATAAAATTGACGCAATCACATATTCCGCATGTTTTTAATCGTTTGATCAATATCAAACCGTCTAAATTTAAAGTTTAATAAAAAATCATATTAAACTCTCTAACGTTCGATCTTGATCTAACGGTCGTAAACATGTTGAATATGTGAATGCGGCCATGTTTGGACTGTATATAATCTGAATTTCAAAAACAAAAGAGATTAGTTCCACTTTCCTCACTATCTCGCCCAGAATCGGTGTCAGAAAATCAATAATCAAAAAGCCAAAACTAACTAACAAACAAAAAATATTCCGTTTTACTCAACTCTACCGCACAACACAAATAAGCTGAAAAATCGCTTTCACTTTTTCACTTCTTCAAATTTCTCATTTCCATGACTATTGTagcagcttcttcttcttcactgCTACTTTCTTCCGCCGCTGGTCAGTAATTTTTCTTCCTATTCTCTTACATTCTTCTGTTTCATCTTCATTCATGCACTGTCTTGTAGAATTTGCAAGTTAGGGTAGTTTTGCTCTCGTAGCCTGATTAATTATTCTTCAATATTTTGTTTGAAAATAGCTTATCATTCTCAATATGTCATAGCTTAATTTCATAGTGAACGTGTGTATCACTCATTGAGCTTTTCAAATTCACCCTTAAAAAATGCCATTAGAAATAACTATGTGTTTTTGATCCTGCGCAAAATTTTGATGGAGCTGAATTTGCTTTGCTGTGTAGTACAGGAATAATGGAGCAAAATTTTAAAAAAGGTTTGTGTTGTGTGTATAGATTGTGATTGAGCCCTTAAGTTTTTGGGTTAAATGCAGATTTTAGGAAATTAATCTTGAGAATGGGCATTAAATTTTGATGGAAACTGGAAACTGTTTTTTTTATTGATAGCTACGCAAGTGTATAAGAATTTGATagttttgttttgtaggtttttCGATTTTCTTTTGTATATgatcttttttttctttcttttctatattttaaACTCTTTCCGTCTATGAAGCAAGCACAAGCACTAAGAGTAGGCGTCTCGCAGTGTCCGTCACGCGTCGGTGTCAGACACTTGTATGACCCGTACGACACGTGTTGGAATAGTAAGACAAATGTCCCTGAATAAATCATTTATTTTCTTTGTTCCGACAATCTTTAAATGACAGGTGTCGGATAATTTAGACAAGTGTTCAAAACAGAATTTGTTTTTTTCTTTGGTTCAATGTATCTTATACATTTTTTAAAGACAAATCTCACACATTTAAAAGGGTTAAACATGTATCGAAAACAATGTTATCAATGAAAAATTAAAGTCTATAGTTTTGATAACGATTTAACTCTTTTAATAATAAATTGataaatgaaattcaaatattaACGTAGCTTCAATGGTTTTCATATTTAGTCAATAATCTGTGTCTTGCAGAAGGGATATGTTACTCATTATCATATGGAGTAACTTGCAATTCAATCAAATACGCTATTGATGGGCGAAGGGTGCATGATCTTACCAACACAAGGTGCTTCAATGAATAATCTTTTTATTTATCCTTATTCTTGTTAAGATACTAGACTGATGCGTTTGAAAACATGATCTCTTTTCTCTGGCTTATAGGGTTGCATGTGGGATCGTTTGGTTTGTCATTTACTTAGAAATTAGAAATACGGAAATTAGAGAGAAATAATTATAATCTAGTTTTGCATCTATAATGATCTTGTCTACATATTGTCCATCCATTCGATCTAGAAGCTTAATCTGTTAAGTCGAGTCCTTTTTTTTTTATAATCATAACACAAGTTTCCGATATACTCCGATTTTGGTTTTGTTGCAATATTTGACTTTGGATTAAATCGTATACAGTCAATCACAGCCGTAACATCTTTAGAAATGTCTAACTTTTATCGAAGTTACCTCTAATGTCATGCTCATGAACGATTGTCATGTGCTGACCGTATAAAACTTTTTACACGACACTGCAATTAAACTCTTTTCCTTTTGGTAACAAAACATTTAATGACTCGAATCTTATACATCTCATGATTCTGCAATCAAACATTCCGCATAATATGTTGGTTGAAAGTCCATGAAACTGTTGTATCAGCATTTATTTATGCTTTGTTGGAAACCAGAGGTGGAGGGAAATGAGATGAAACTTGCCCTTATTTATAGAGCTTGTTGATCACTAACCATCAATGGTTAACCAACTCCTAACTAATTATTTGATTTTTAGCTGATTGAACTGTCTAACAGATTGAACTAACATTTCTAACACATTTCGTTCATTGACATTCCTTTTGTTTATCTTTAGATGCAAAAGTCCATTTTTTGGATCACCGCGCTTCCTTTGGCTATCCACAGCGCATGATTTCCTTTCAAAGATTTGTGTTGCTGCGGACTATTCAGATTCCTTATCTGATTCATACCATCCCCTTGAAAAACTGAAAGTTTCCAATGATGTTCCACCAGCTAGACTCTCTTATGCTGAAATAGCTAGAACTACTATTGAGGTTTGTGCCTATATGCTTTCGTGCATGTGAAACCAGTTAATTTGCAATATCTATGTTTACAAACCTAGTAAGCATGATAGTATTTTTGTATTCACTGTACATATTTAAGTCGTAATTATCTGTAAATTTTCATCACCATGCCCTCTTTTGTTGGTATTAGGCTACTAAAGACGCTTTGCTAATATTTCCTGGTATGGTACACTCTGAACGGCATGACCAGATTTCATGGGCTGAGTCTCAATTTGTTATTGATGAATACGGAGGTTTGTTGTCTTGTTGATAGATCTATATTTTGTTTATGAGATATGAATTATCATTTATCTTAGCGAATTCATGATTCGAATTAATGATTCAGTATCAACATTGAGAATTTTAACCTaaattttttgtttgttttttctCTAGAGATATATTTTAGAATATTTGATGACGAAAACCTTTTGGCAGATCGTGGGGCATATAATCCGGTGGTAAGAATTTTGTGGCCTTTGCCCCAGGGTTTTGGCTAGCCTTGCTTCAGAAAATTTTTCCCTCACCTGATAATAGTTGCTTTAAAAAAATATCTTCATATTTTTTCTCTATAAATTGAAAATTGGTGCAAGTTGCAAACAGAAATCATTTTAAGTACCTCCAAATTTTCTATAAAGTAATCCAGTGATGTGTCTATCAATCTTTGTGTATAAAACTTCAGGCTGTCAGTTCTAGTCCTCTAACTTTTCCATGCCTATGTTTTCTCTTGATGCTTCTTAAAATTTGAGTTTGGGCCTAACTCAACTCCAAAAGCTAGCTCACCGGTGAGGGTTTTCCCTCACTTAAAACAATCTTTCACGTCATACCACTATCAAATGAAGAACACTCAACACTCCCTTCCCTCCCCAGGACTGGACGTGTGGGATTTATAAAACTACATATCTCCGAGTGGCCAAATAGATTTAGGCAAACTCTGATATCATCTTAGAATTTGGGTTTGGGTATAACTCAACCCCAAAATCTAGCTCATATGGTGAGGTTTTATAACCATTGTTCAGGGCATATTTCTATCCAATGTGAGACTCTCACACATCATTTAATTTTAGACTGGTGTAATATGCACTCTCCCTCTTAAGTTTAACACATTTACTCATAATTATAGGCCTCAGTCATAAAAGAGATACCTACATATCAAATTATACGAAGttatttatattaattattaattCAGATAGAGAAACTATGTACCGTGTTTGTGAAATGGCTAGCTAAAAGAGCTAAAAAAATTGTAGTTAAGAGGTAAATTCAAGTGCTCACCTCATGGTATTTATTTGTTCTGTCTTTGTGTTTCACATTTATGAAATTTATATTCAATGTTTGTGTTTCTTCAGAATGCTTTATTTGGAATGGACATCCCAATGTATGATAATACAAGGATAATTAATGAATATGACATTTTCTATGGTGGCATCCCTGATCCATTCCTGATTGATGATGATTTTATTGAGGTTTGCAGTTTCAAATGCTTAATTTTTAGAATTTAGTGATTCTTTTTTCTATTATACATTGAAGAAATTCAAATTACTAACACATTCTTCTGCAATCAGGTTCCCGAAATTGAAGAGTTTAATGCTCTAGTGAATCCAATTTACTTTTCGAAGTGCTTGGAAAAGGTTTCTCCACCTCTCATAACAAGAACTAATACATAGTAGTTTCAAGTGTTTTAATCGAGAATGATTTAACAAATCAATAAGCTCTGGAAGAAAGAATACTGATTCAAATGAATTTTCTTCTAGGCTGTCAACAGGGAATGTGAAAAGAGAATGAGTCATCCTTCGAATGGTGTTTCCATTCTAGGGAACCTTACACCAGCTTATGCTGATGAAGAGTTTTACAAAAGAATGAGTGGTCTTGGATATATGCCAGATTTGGAAGGTATCTGATTTCGTCAAGATTGACATCTAGGATTTAAAGATTTTATTGCATACAGACATTGTTTACTTGACAAAAGTTGTTTTCTTACCTATTCTTGATTCTAGTTTTTGACATAAAGAAATGCTGGTGTAGGTTTTTTCCCAAATCGTATAAATGATGAAAGAGAGACTAAGTTTATGTTCTATAAGTTGGAGATCGAACAAATCAAGCTACACTGTGTGTATGGATCTCAGGCATGTATCTCAAAACTCCCTTTACGAGTTGAATGCTTTTTTTCCTATAAATTGAAGCATTATTTAGAAACCAGTGATGTTATACTGATCTTGATCTATTCTGAGTTCCAAATTATGCATGTTCTACCTTTCCCAAAAATTGCAGTCTGAAATTAGCTTACTAGAGTTTCAAGATGCTGAACCTGATATTCTTGTATTCACTTATTCGGAACTTCTCAAACGTTTCAACCGAAACTATCATGATGCTCTTCAAGTGTTTTGCAAAAAGAAAGGTCTTGATGCTGAGGTAATCCAAAATTTATATATTTGAGTTTTCAAGTTATTCTTTTGTGGTAGTGTATTTTGCTTAAAAATTAATATGCTATGCTTAGATGGTGAAACATACAATGCTCAAAATACTTGCTAATTTAGGTACGTTTTTAGTTTTTAATTTTCAATGTTTAATGTACTATCGTGAATGGCTTCCAGGAAGCACACTTGATTGGACTTGATAGCCtaggtgtggatgttagagttTTCTCAGGGAAAGAAGTAAAAACTCATCGCTTTTCGTTCAAAGTCCAGGTAAAGTACAAAATTTTAGATTGATGTCTTGGTTCCTCGCCTGAACATCCTGCTGAACATGTTTATCAAGTAATCTAGCTCTTgattttttaagaaaaatatgagaatttaTTGTATAAGAAGCTGGCGTGGTCTATGTTATCGCGTGTTTCATGTGAAACATAACATGATTCTAgtatattaaaaaaatttaatttagAGCAAAAGAAATTATATTTGCATAATAGTCCTGAGAAGCAGATTTTGCAAGTTCAAACTCAATTTTTTTGCATTTGCAGGCCAAGTCAGGAGATATGGCTGAAAAGCAGATTGAGAAACTTTTGTATACCCCATCTCGGCGAAAAAAGAATATACAGCAGTCACGGCGGAGTATCAAAAAACCAACATGAATTGAGTATACCTATACAACTTTATTTTAATACTTAAAAGTTTTGGCAAACGAGAGGTAAGGGCGTTGCTACTCTACCGAATAAGATCAGAGGTCGAGACAATTAAGCTTGAACTTCAATAGAGTCATGGTGGTTACTGGTTACCCTTTTTCCCTACATTACTTTCTCATAGATCTGACATATCAAAATGTTAACTTTTTGTCTTTGCTGACAAGAATAAATTGTGAAGATGTCAATAGATAGAACTGTTTTAATGGCTTTACTATAGTCCTGATCATCATGGCCTGAGAAAATTTTCTACTCAGGTTGTAAA includes these proteins:
- the LOC127117818 gene encoding uncharacterized protein At3g49140 isoform X1, giving the protein MTIVAASSSSLLLSSAAGIMEQNFKKEGICYSLSYGVTCNSIKYAIDGRRVHDLTNTRCKSPFFGSPRFLWLSTAHDFLSKICVAADYSDSLSDSYHPLEKLKVSNDVPPARLSYAEIARTTIEATKDALLIFPGMVHSERHDQISWAESQFVIDEYGEIYFRIFDDENLLADRGAYNPVNALFGMDIPMYDNTRIINEYDIFYGGIPDPFLIDDDFIEVPEIEEFNALVNPIYFSKCLEKAVNRECEKRMSHPSNGVSILGNLTPAYADEEFYKRMSGLGYMPDLEGFFPNRINDERETKFMFYKLEIEQIKLHCVYGSQSEISLLEFQDAEPDILVFTYSELLKRFNRNYHDALQVFCKKKGLDAEEAHLIGLDSLGVDVRVFSGKEVKTHRFSFKVQAKSGDMAEKQIEKLLYTPSRRKKNIQQSRRSIKKPT
- the LOC127117818 gene encoding uncharacterized protein At3g49140 isoform X3 — translated: MTIVAASSSSLLLSSAAEGICYSLSYGVTCNSIKYAIDGRRVHDLTNTRCKSPFFGSPRFLWLSTAHDFLSKICVAADYSDSLSDSYHPLEKLKVSNDVPPARLSYAEIARTTIEATKDALLIFPGMVHSERHDQISWAESQFVIDEYGEIYFRIFDDENLLADRGAYNPVNALFGMDIPMYDNTRIINEYDIFYGGIPDPFLIDDDFIEVPEIEEFNALVNPIYFSKCLEKAVNRECEKRMSHPSNGVSILGNLTPAYADEEFYKRMSGLGYMPDLEGFFPNRINDERETKFMFYKLEIEQIKLHCVYGSQSEISLLEFQDAEPDILVFTYSELLKRFNRNYHDALQVFCKKKGLDAEEAHLIGLDSLGVDVRVFSGKEVKTHRFSFKVQAKSGDMAEKQIEKLLYTPSRRKKNIQQSRRSIKKPT
- the LOC127117818 gene encoding uncharacterized protein At3g49140 isoform X2, with amino-acid sequence MTIVAASSSSLLLSSAAVNNLCLAEGICYSLSYGVTCNSIKYAIDGRRVHDLTNTRCKSPFFGSPRFLWLSTAHDFLSKICVAADYSDSLSDSYHPLEKLKVSNDVPPARLSYAEIARTTIEATKDALLIFPGMVHSERHDQISWAESQFVIDEYGEIYFRIFDDENLLADRGAYNPVNALFGMDIPMYDNTRIINEYDIFYGGIPDPFLIDDDFIEVPEIEEFNALVNPIYFSKCLEKAVNRECEKRMSHPSNGVSILGNLTPAYADEEFYKRMSGLGYMPDLEGFFPNRINDERETKFMFYKLEIEQIKLHCVYGSQSEISLLEFQDAEPDILVFTYSELLKRFNRNYHDALQVFCKKKGLDAEEAHLIGLDSLGVDVRVFSGKEVKTHRFSFKVQAKSGDMAEKQIEKLLYTPSRRKKNIQQSRRSIKKPT
- the LOC127117818 gene encoding uncharacterized protein At3g49140 isoform X4; the encoded protein is MEQNFKKEGICYSLSYGVTCNSIKYAIDGRRVHDLTNTRCKSPFFGSPRFLWLSTAHDFLSKICVAADYSDSLSDSYHPLEKLKVSNDVPPARLSYAEIARTTIEATKDALLIFPGMVHSERHDQISWAESQFVIDEYGEIYFRIFDDENLLADRGAYNPVNALFGMDIPMYDNTRIINEYDIFYGGIPDPFLIDDDFIEVPEIEEFNALVNPIYFSKCLEKAVNRECEKRMSHPSNGVSILGNLTPAYADEEFYKRMSGLGYMPDLEGFFPNRINDERETKFMFYKLEIEQIKLHCVYGSQSEISLLEFQDAEPDILVFTYSELLKRFNRNYHDALQVFCKKKGLDAEEAHLIGLDSLGVDVRVFSGKEVKTHRFSFKVQAKSGDMAEKQIEKLLYTPSRRKKNIQQSRRSIKKPT